The DNA region CTGTATCGGGTACAAACAATGCCAACGAAGGCTCCCAGTCCAGCACATTATGTTCCATCTCTTGTTTCTCAGCTTCAGTAATATAAGGCGGATTGCTCACAATTACATCATAACAGTCCGCCACACAAGGTTCATAAGTTAACACATCGCGCTGTTCGAACCGTACAGATGCCTGCAAAGCCTTACTATTAGCAGCAGCAATAGATAAAGCTTCTCCCGATACATCCCAAGCGGTGACTTGCGACCCTGGTAATTCTTTCGCCAAAGAAATGGCGATACAACCGCTACCTGTCCCAACGTCTAAAACACGAGAAACGGGAGAAAGTTCTTTTAACATCATCTCTACCAGCTCCTCAGTTTCCGGACGGGGAATGAGTACACCCGGAGCCACGCAAAAAGTTCTTCCCAAGAAGCGGGCTTCCCCTAAAATATATTGTATCGGTTCAAAATTACGTAAACGGGCAAGAATGCTTTCCAATTCCTGTTCCTCTTTTACGGATAAAATTATATCTTTGCCCAGATAATAATCCACAGTTTGCTGCCCCAGAATCTCACAACAGATTAATCTGGACAAATTTCCGGCTTCCTGCGTCGTATAACGACCTTGCAGTTTCCGGCGGATATAAGAGGCGGTAATATTCATAAATGGATATTTGGGATTCTTTATCAGTTCAACTGACGGGCTTTCCACAGATCATCTCCGTAGCATCTCCGTAGATTCTCCATAAGTTCTCCGTAGGTTCTCCGTAGCTGGTCCGTAGCAGGTCCGTAATAAGTCCAAGCTATAGGACACGAAGATGATATGAACCGGATACAGATCGGATATGGACTTGACTAGTCCGCACTCCGAATAACGAAGAATCCGTTTTGGGGTGCAAAAGTAAGAATTATCATAGAAAAATGACACACATGGAAGAAGAAAAATACATGCGCCGCTGTATACAACTGGCGCGAAACGGACTTTGTAATGCAGCACCTAATCCGATGGTGGGGGCGGTAATTGTATGCGACGGGAAGATCATCGGCGAGGGCTATCATGTACGTTGCGGAAAAGCACACGCTGAAGTCAATGCTATTCGTTCCGTAAAAGAGGCCTCATTATTAAAGCGTTCCACCATTTATGTAAGTCTGGAGCCCTGCTCTCATCACGGGAAAACTCCTCCCTGTGCAGATTTGATTATTGAAAAACAAATCCCCCGTATCGTCATCGGCTGCCAGGATCCTTTTTCCAAGGTTGCCGGACGGGGCATACAGAAACTGAAAGATGCCGGACGAGAAGTAATCGTAGGAGTACTGGAAGACGAATGTCGGCACCTAATCAAAAGATTCATAACCTTTCACACCCTGTACCGCCCATATATCACACTGAAATGGGCAGAATCAGCAGACGGGTTTATTGATTTATGCCGGACCGAAGGAAATCCTGTGATTCTGTCCACTCCCTTGACTTCCATGCTGGTACATAAAAAGAGAGCAGAACATTCTGCCATTCTTGTAGGCACACGTACCGCTAAACTGGACAATCCATCTTTGAATGTACGCAACTGGTATGGGCGCTCTCCGATACGTCTCGTCATCGACCGGAAACAGAGTCTGTCTCCTACCCTTCATTTATTTGACGGAAGTGTACTGACACTCGTCTTTACCGAACATTTTCATGATGTTCTGCCCAACGTGGAATATCTCCCGATAGATTTCCAACAGGACATATTACCTCAGATCATGCAGATATTGTATGAGCGCGGTATTCAATCTCTGTTGGTGGAGGGCGGAAGCACCTTGCTACAATCTTTCATCGATGCGGGGCTTTGGGATGAAGCGTATGTTGAAGAAAATCCCAGATCACTGATATCCGGTGTTAAAGCTCCTGAAATGAACGATAAAATTAGTTATGCCAGTGAGCAATCTTTCGGCAGAAGTATACGGCATTACACAGCAACGAAATAGTCTGAATCACCTCATTTTGATGCTTTTTTATCGAGAAAAACAGGGGTATTATCTATAATTTTATATAAAACTTCCCCAGGATGCTGATTATAGAAAAAAATGTTCCTATTTTTGCAACTTGTAAATAAACACTATCTTTAGAAAATGAGAATAAAGTTTTTATCCGTAATCCTGAGTTTTCTTCTTATGTCAATTGCCATAAGTTCGTGTCTTGACTCAGATGATAATTATGAATATAGTTCCGACGCAACGATACGTGCCTTTGGTATTGATACTATAACAAAAGGTGTATATTATAAGTTTACGATTGACCAGTTGAAAAGAGAAATTTATAATGTGGATTCGCTTCCTATGGGGGCCGATTCTATCATCAAACGTATCTTAATCGACACACTGACGGTAACAGGATGGGTAACTTCAGGTCTGAATGATACCGTATTCAACATGAACGACTCGGTTGACCTGAGAGAACCGATCAAACTAAAAGTACATGCAGCCGACGGAATCACTACCCGCGAATATACTATCAAGGTAAATGTTCACACACAGGATCCGGACTCACTGATTTGGAGAGAAATGCCATCACTACCCGTTTCTCCGGCTTCCGGAAAACAAAAGTCTGTAGTACTAAATAAAAATTTAATTATTTATACCTCTACTACGACAGCCTATCGCAGTTCCGTAGAAAATCCTGCCAACCTTCAATGGGGAAGCCCGATTACAATCAACGGTCTACCTTCAGATGCAAAATTAACTTCTATCGTTCATTTCAACAACCGATTATACATTACCACAGAGAGTGGGAAAGCGTTCGATTCCGACAACGGTATTGATTGGACCGAAATGGATGTGCAAGGAATGCAGATGGTGACATTCGTAGCTGGTATTCCGGAAGACGCCGTAACGGGAAGTAAGAACAAACTTGCCGGCATCTTCACGAAGGATGGTAACCATTACTTCTGCGCGAGAAATGCAGAAGAAACGGAATGGCAACCGAGTGAAGAGATTGTTCCTTCCGATTTCCCGCTGGAAGGTATATACTCCACTGTATTCACAAATGCAAGTGGCATCAAACAAACAATGATAGTGGGCAATACGGAAGAAACAGCCAAAGCAACAGTACCTTGGTCCACAATGGACGGGCTTACTTGGGTTGACATAAATACGCCTTCAGACTTTTTCTGTCCGGTCATGAAGAATCCGTCAATCATGTACTACGGAGGCTTATTCCACATGATGGGTGGAGATTTCAATATAATCCGTTCCTCCCTCGTAGGAATAGCTTGGAACGAAGCTGCCACGAAATTCCGGTACCCGACAAAGATTGAAATAGAAAAGGGCGAAGGCGAAGATGCTAAAGATACGATTAAGTATATAAGTTTATTCAAAGACAAGGGAGATTACTCTCTGACCATTGACTCAAACCATTATATTTGGATTGTATGGAGCAGCGACGGTTCTGTTTGGCGTGGACG from Bacteroides sp. MSB163 includes:
- the prmC gene encoding peptide chain release factor N(5)-glutamine methyltransferase, translated to MNITASYIRRKLQGRYTTQEAGNLSRLICCEILGQQTVDYYLGKDIILSVKEEQELESILARLRNFEPIQYILGEARFLGRTFCVAPGVLIPRPETEELVEMMLKELSPVSRVLDVGTGSGCIAISLAKELPGSQVTAWDVSGEALSIAAANSKALQASVRFEQRDVLTYEPCVADCYDVIVSNPPYITEAEKQEMEHNVLDWEPSLALFVPDTDPLRFYRRIAVLGLEMLMPGGKLYFEINRAFGKDTVAMLCEAGYRAVRLQKDISHNDRFVIAEK
- the ribD gene encoding bifunctional diaminohydroxyphosphoribosylaminopyrimidine deaminase/5-amino-6-(5-phosphoribosylamino)uracil reductase RibD yields the protein MEEEKYMRRCIQLARNGLCNAAPNPMVGAVIVCDGKIIGEGYHVRCGKAHAEVNAIRSVKEASLLKRSTIYVSLEPCSHHGKTPPCADLIIEKQIPRIVIGCQDPFSKVAGRGIQKLKDAGREVIVGVLEDECRHLIKRFITFHTLYRPYITLKWAESADGFIDLCRTEGNPVILSTPLTSMLVHKKRAEHSAILVGTRTAKLDNPSLNVRNWYGRSPIRLVIDRKQSLSPTLHLFDGSVLTLVFTEHFHDVLPNVEYLPIDFQQDILPQIMQILYERGIQSLLVEGGSTLLQSFIDAGLWDEAYVEENPRSLISGVKAPEMNDKISYASEQSFGRSIRHYTATK
- a CDS encoding DUF6242 domain-containing protein, which produces MRIKFLSVILSFLLMSIAISSCLDSDDNYEYSSDATIRAFGIDTITKGVYYKFTIDQLKREIYNVDSLPMGADSIIKRILIDTLTVTGWVTSGLNDTVFNMNDSVDLREPIKLKVHAADGITTREYTIKVNVHTQDPDSLIWREMPSLPVSPASGKQKSVVLNKNLIIYTSTTTAYRSSVENPANLQWGSPITINGLPSDAKLTSIVHFNNRLYITTESGKAFDSDNGIDWTEMDVQGMQMVTFVAGIPEDAVTGSKNKLAGIFTKDGNHYFCARNAEETEWQPSEEIVPSDFPLEGIYSTVFTNASGIKQTMIVGNTEETAKATVPWSTMDGLTWVDINTPSDFFCPVMKNPSIMYYGGLFHMMGGDFNIIRSSLVGIAWNEAATKFRYPTKIEIEKGEGEDAKDTIKYISLFKDKGDYSLTIDSNHYIWIVWSSDGSVWRGRLNKLGFKQQ